The following proteins come from a genomic window of Yinghuangia sp. ASG 101:
- a CDS encoding TetR/AcrR family transcriptional regulator: protein MSIDESGRAVPGAPSRRERLRAETTREIKTIALRQLAEEGPGAISLRGIARDMGMTARAIYSYFPTRDDLITALIDEIAASLSDAVESASHAVPDTDPGGRLLAWGQALREWALAHPEDFRLFYGRPVPGYQPPEDGPVDRTARRVCRELTRLVAAAWPHARHHQPEDTSWADLHPDYVAKIREDLPDVPPAAAALALRVWGRMHGLVALEIDGHIHPVADNPAALHRAEMLDLVRSLGLDADGSARP, encoded by the coding sequence GTGAGCATCGACGAGAGCGGAAGAGCCGTCCCGGGCGCGCCGAGTCGCCGGGAGCGGCTGCGGGCCGAGACGACGCGGGAGATCAAGACCATCGCGCTTCGGCAGCTGGCGGAAGAAGGCCCCGGAGCGATCTCACTGCGCGGGATCGCCCGCGACATGGGGATGACGGCTCGCGCGATCTACAGCTACTTCCCCACCCGGGACGACCTGATCACCGCACTGATCGACGAAATCGCCGCCTCGCTCTCGGACGCGGTGGAATCGGCCAGCCACGCCGTACCCGACACCGACCCCGGCGGCAGGCTGCTGGCCTGGGGCCAGGCGCTGAGGGAGTGGGCACTGGCTCACCCCGAGGACTTCCGGCTCTTCTACGGCCGCCCCGTACCCGGGTACCAGCCCCCCGAGGACGGTCCGGTGGACCGGACGGCACGCCGCGTGTGCCGCGAACTCACCCGCCTCGTGGCAGCCGCATGGCCCCACGCCCGGCACCACCAGCCCGAGGACACCTCCTGGGCGGACCTTCACCCGGACTACGTCGCCAAAATCCGGGAGGACCTCCCGGACGTGCCACCCGCCGCCGCGGCACTCGCGCTGCGCGTGTGGGGCCGGATGCACGGCTTGGTGGCCCTGGAGATCGACGGCCACATCCACCCCGTCGCCGACAACCCGGCCGCCCTTCACCGCGCCGAAATGCTCGACTTGGTGAGATCACTGGGACTGGACGCGGACGGTTCCGCACGGCCCTGA